The genomic segment ACATATTGGACTCCTAAAAATTTTCAATGATTAAAAAAGATTATGTCTTTGGAATTTCAACACTTTGACCCCAGACTAAATCAATGGATTCACACTGATGGAGATAATCAGAATACCCAATCAATTTTAACTGAAAAGTTAGATAATACTCTATTAGAATTTTACTTTCCAGATCAACAGTTTTCTTTCGGACATATAGATGAATATAGTACGCCAGAAGATTTAAGAAATCACCCAAATGGGCATACGCTGTTATTATCTTCTAAAACCCGATTATTGTACGGGTCGCCAGAATGCTTGAAAGTAATTGAAAAGTTATGCCCTGATAGAAAAGATAGAGGTGCTTACGGTTCAATCTTTCTAGGGGGGTGTAAAAATTCGATACATGAAGAACTAAACATTTTGATTGTAGATGACTCTACTGAAGCACAAGGTGAAAATGGAGGAATTATTAACAAAGAAAATGTTTTTAAATTGGTAGGTGACTGCTACGGTCAAATCTCTACCCAGCTATATGATAAATTAACTAAAAGTGAAGAACAGCAGGATAAAAGTTATCGCGTAATTCAGCATCGATTTGGGTGGACAGAAACTGATGGAGAAGATACTAAATATCGATTTGGTAAAGGGACATTAAGACCTTGCAGTTTTGATAAAATAAAATATGCTGACACGAATGATGAACCCAAAATTGACTTAATTCTTCCCCTATCTAGCTTCAAAGGTACAGACAAAGATCATCCCAATAAACCGACTAAACCCCAAATTCAACCGGGATTATACAAACAAAAAATTTGGTTAGGCGAAAAGTCCCAATCAGAGCGAGGTAAAACTGCCATATCTCAATTATTAGCATCATTTCCTCAAGGTATTAAGGATTTTGCAGAAGAGCTAGAGGTACTAGCCCAAAAGCTAGCAGAAGCTCAAAATGACCCTAGAATTGTTGCACAACTGTACTGTGAAAACTACGAAAAGCGAAAAGAATTTTCAGAAGAGCAAAAAAAATCTTTAGAGCAAGAAATTATTGAATCAGTTAAGGCTGATACTTTAGGTAAACAAGTAGAGAATAATTCTGGTGAAGACTTAGAGCTAAACGATGAATCAGATGAATCTCAGAAAGATGATATGTTCATGTACAAACTCATCAAAGCTGATTTACTTGGCCATCAACAATTACTAGAAACTGAAAAAGTAAAACAAGAGCTAAGTCGATTTGTGCAAGGTCAGTGGCGTGATATTGCGATTGGCAAGACATTAACTTTTGACCGAGGAATGATTATCCCTTCCAAAGAACTCAAGAATGGCGAAATTTGCGTGACTTGGATAGATGAAAATGAAAAAGTATTAAATTTCCGTTCTCCCTTTCTTAATTCTAACGGTCTGTGTGTTTCTAATAACAAATATGTTGAAGACCGCCTAGCTCCAGATGGTACAGACTTACAAGGAATAATTGTAGTCAGTGATGAAGATCACAAACGCATACTTGCTCGGATTGAAGCGTTAGAAGCCCAAGGTATTCAACACAACGAAGTTAATCCCCTCGAAACCGAATCAGAACGCCAAGCACGAGACTACGATGGCGACTGCATTGGTGTAGCAAAAGCCAGCTTATATCCCAATTTAACAGCAGAGGCAGAGCGAAGAAATCTTCCCCAAAACGCCTATTCGCCCACGGTTAAGCTCAAAAAACAATCATTTTATGATTCCACCGATGGAAGCCAGCCCCCATTTGAAAAAATCGCTATCCACATGAGCGATAGCATCAGCGTGGGCATAATCAACAATCAAGTAACGGCACTGGAGGCATTAGAATCAGAAATTGAGGTACTAAAGAGTTACGGTACTTTTGAGCAGAAATCAAATTATCTAGACCAAGTTTCTAACCATTACGAAACCCTGTTTGAGCAAGAACGCCAGAAAGATCCAAAGTTAATTCGAGAAGAATACAAGCCTTATATGCAAGGGGTTGCTGAAATTGCTCATTCTCAAAGAACTCCCGAAATGATCCAGAAAGCAATGGACATTAACCGCCTGATGTACCGGGAAATGATTGAAGAAGGATGTTATCAAAACCAAATAGCGGTTGATTTATTCAAAAGTGCTAAAAAACCTGAGATGGATAAAATCCGGGAGAACAGCCGCTACTTGTATCGTGATGTTAATTATATTAAAGATAAAAAGTCGCGTTCAGTTTATTTAAACACGGGGATAACACCAAAGGGCTACTCACCAGTAGAATTATTGATTAGCCAAACCAATAAATATTTCCAAGAATCACAGTTAGAATCGCGTCCCATCGTCCAGTTTAAAGACTTATTCAAAGGAGTAGAATTTACACCACAGCAGAAATTTGCAGCGATCGCCGCCAAGTACGAGTTTGATCTGAAATTCAACGCTGCGGTTCGTGCCTCAAGGCGGCGAGAAACAGAGTCTGGCCCTAGCGCAGTTGTTCAAACGGATTCAGGAACGCAACTCGAAATTACCAATCTCACCCGTGAGGGGCATCCCTTAATCTGGAAAGCCCAGACACTTAATATTCGCCTAGATGAGATTAAATTCACAAACAGTGAACGCCCCCATAAATTATTAGCAGTTGCACAAATAGATGGCGAGGTTGGGTCAGATGGAAAACCCGCTTACCGCAACCTGGGGACAGTTAGCCAACAATCGGTGACTGATCACAACCTCAAGGCGGGGATGACTATACAAGGAGCTAAACTCCTAGAACTAAAACCAGAACTTACTAGAACCCAAACTAAACTACTCTTTGCCTTGGCAAATGATGCAGCTGAAGCATTTTATGCGAAAATCCCAGAGTCAGAAAAACTTGCATCTGCCGCCGCCGCTTGGAACATCTGTGCATCTCGCCAGGATGAACTCGAAGTTGCAAGAAAAGAAAACGCAAACCCCCAAGCGATCGCTAAAAAAGTCTCTAATTTTGCCTTCGCTGCTTTCCCGAATGAGATTATCTCTCGCTTAGATAAATTGCAATTTACCGAACCGAAATTAGTCACACTGAATAATGAAGCGAATCAATTTTTGGGTCGAGACTGGAATCCCACCGAAAAACACACGATAGAAATCAGAGCTTCTCACCACCCAGTTGGGCATGAGCGCCATGTTTCCAGGCTAATGTTTGTCCAGGATAGTGACGGCGAATATAAGGAATTTGCCATGCTTGAAACCAGAACCGCACAGCTTCCCATTGGTACAAAAGCGCAAGCTAGTTTCGTTGGCGTGGAACCCGCGACTGCCAAAGCAACTATTGGACTACCAGGAAACGAGCCGGTTGAAATTACTATCCGTGAACTCAAGAACTTCTCTTATGCAGGACTTGTTTTTAACGCCGAACCGGTCAACTTAGAATTTGGCACTGTGCCGATTCCTGATAAAACAGTAAAAATCAAAATTGATGCTTTGACCCTGGGTGAGTTAGACAGCGATTCTGCCCAACAGTTAAAAGAAATTAATTATCTCAAAAATGGTAATCCCCTAAAATTAAAGCTCACGTCAATCTCTGAGACAGGAGATCAAGCTTTTGTCCTGGGTGAGTCTCCCAATGGAAATCTCCTCAAAATTAATAAAATTAACTTTTATGATTTTTCTGGTCAGTCATTCTCGGATCGAGATTACCGAAAACTGACTATCGAAACCTCAGCTTCTAAAACTAGAGATGCAGTATTTCTCAATGGTGAACCCTTGGGAGTGTTGCACTTCAAAAAAGACAAAGACGCGCTCAGACAACTTGGATTACTCAAAACCGGAAAACTTACACTCGCGCCTGCAATCATTGAAAGTAATTTTTCTGTTATTTGCGCTCAAATTGACCCTAATATCGTTGAATATCCCCAGAAGTGGACGAAGGAATTTCAGGCTTTTGGGACTCAATCGGTTAATTCTGAACAACAAGAGATGATTGAGAGTAGTGCGAAAATTCTACATTATATTAAAGAGCGTCCTACTTTCTTATTTTCGACAGAATCAAACAAAAAACTTGGAGTCATGGGCTTGGCTGTTGACAACCAGAAAGCTGAGACTGTGACTAAATGGTTAACTGCTCAAAAAGTTGAATGTCAACAAGTACCAATAAAAGATGTTATCAAGGAAACTAAAAAAGGTCTAGCCGTATTTAACTTGGTTGATAGCTCCATCCCTGTCAAAACTTTATCGAGCATGACCAAGAAATTCGGGGCTGTGATTGAATCAAATAGTGACTATCAACAAAGAGTTAATTCCCTCGCCACACGACCGCAGTTTTTGAAACCTCCATCTCAATCAGCATTGTCCCCACCTCAACAAAGCGCTCAATTCCACCCAAACCAAGAGGTTCAAAATCTCGCCGTCGCCCCTCCTGTCATCAAAGGCAAACCGATTCCGATGAACTACCCTTTAATGATGCATGGTGAGCCGAACCCACTACCTGTAAATACTTGCATTGATGCCATGCGCGGATATGGCAGAACTCACACTACTAGAGCTTATAAGCCTTACAAACAGTATGGGTTTAAGGAAGGCGATATAGCTCTGGCGACAGGCATTGATAAGCAAGTCGCCTTTCGAGTGGGTAAGCAGTATCAAATCACACCTAATATGATTGCTGACCCCGTTTATCAACAGCAATGGGCTGACATGGAAAAGCACTCACCCAAAGCATTACCAGAATTATTCACCGAAAAACAGCAGGTGTGGGGACTACATCTAGAGCCATTGGGGGATTATGTGGACGGGAAAATAGTCCCATTTCCTGAACCACAAAACAGAGCCGCACCCAACCAAGAAGTCCAATCTCAATCAGTTACTATTGATGATTTGAGAAATTGGTACAATGCCGCAGATAAGTTGGGGAAGTCGGAAAATTACAAAAAACGCATTGTAGAAGTTGCAAATGGGTTTAAAGCTGGTGAGCAATTATCAACCGAAGCGTTGACAGTAATGAATAAAGATAAATTTGAGCTTGAAGCCATCAGTCGGCTGACTCAAATTGCTCAAAGAATTGGCATGGTCTGGGGTAAGTCTGATGAAAATGGTACTCAAGTTGAAGGAAAGATTTATGACTTGGCTTTCAATACCCAGCAGAGAGATTTAACTATTTTGCAGAAAAATGGGGAGGTAATTTTAAACTTGCAATCTGGCAAGGTGCAGACTAATAAAGTAACTCCACAGATATTGCAAACTTTTGAAGATGTTAATACTCAAATTGATAAAATATTAGCTAAATCTCAAGCGCAACAAGCAGACTTACAAAGATAGATTTATCCTAAAATAGCCCTTTTCAGTAATGAAAAAGAGAATCAAGCTATGAAGAACACTAGGGGTAGCTTATACAGACCAGCAGGAAAATGTTGTGTTTATCAAGCGGGGTTTAGATGATGAAAAGTCAGGCACACTCGTTTGGGATACTGCACGGATTGACAATCGTTGTACGGAGTACCCCAAAAACAGCGAACGCTCACAGGGCTGGTTCCGCCTGAAATTGGATGGAGAGGCAGATGTTGAAGAAGAATTCAGAAGTCAGAATTCAGGAGTCAGAATCACAATCGGATTGGGATTCAGACCCCAACCAATTGTAGACACCGTGTAGACGATAGCGCAGCGTTAGCGACGCAGGAGCGTCTGGGGTTTTAAACCCGTTTATCCATCCACCAGTTGCACAGAATTCAATTCTGAATTCTGGCTCCTGACTCCTGAATTCTGTTTGATAAAATCGAAAGAGTACTCTTGTGTGATTAGTAAAGAAAATATATTTGGTTGAGATATTGTGATATTTCTTTTTCCTAGCGATTACTTCAATCCTAAAAAAGCGGATGCAGCCTACTCGGAGCAAGTTGCTTGTATACAAAATGCTGGGTTTACAACTGGTGTTATTTCTTTAGAGTCGTTAGGAACGGGTTCATCAAAGATTATTCCAGCCCCAACTCCTGGCTCAAAAGTGGTCTACCGGGGTTGGATGCTCTCGTCTGGAGATTATGAGTTATTAGTTAGTGTTGTAGAAAGTATAGGGGCAAGTGTTTTAACTTCTGTGGCTGAGTATCTAGCTACACATTATCTGATCAATTGGTATCCTTTAATTACTGGTTTGACTCCAGAGACTAAATTTTATTCCGTCGATGATGATTTAGAGAACCAATTGAATCGACTTGGCTGGGATGGATTTTTTATCAAAGATTATGTTAAGTCTCTCAAAACCTCAGTTGGCTCCATAATTAATCAACCTTCGCAAATCAAAACAGTAGTTGCCGAAATGCAAAAGTTTCGAGGCACGATTGAGGGAGGTATTTGTGTGCGGCGGATTGAAGATTTTGTGCTTGAAACGGAGAGGCGTTACTTTGTCCTATCTGGTAAACCTTTTGCTGCTTTACCAGATGAAGAAATTCCAGAGATTGTCTTTGAGTGTGCCAAGCGAATTGAGAGCCAGTTTTTCTCTGTTGATGTGATAGAGCGTAGAGATGGTACTAAGCGAATCGTAGAAATTGGTGATGGGCAGGTATCAGATATTATTGGATGGACGGCTGAACGTTTTGCTCAACTGTGGATTGATAGTTAACAAGCCCATGAAGTGGATTGCCAACAGAAAAGATATTGTTTAGGTTATAAAGTCTGAGTAAGAAACAAAAGTAAGCAAGAAAATTTTAACTTGCTTAAAACCCCAATGGAGAAGGCTTTCAACTCCTATTACCTTGCAACTTCCAAATGCTGCCGCAGCTTAAAAATTGCGATCGCAGGAAGCGAGAAACCTTTCAGTAATCAATCATTGCTTCAATCCGTCTTAGGTTGGCATCTTTCTTACCTGTTTTGGCACAGTTATGCCAAATATGCTAGATACAAAGGTAAAACAAGTGCCAATGCTCGATTACGTCAGTGCAGGAATCGCGTTTTACTTTACTTTGCTTCCCGTACAAGAGTGGATATTGGAATTCCGCCTTGGTTATCTTGGTCGCTACTGGAGCCTGATAAGTGTTGCTGGCTTATTCATTGGCTTTTTGCTCTGTGCGCTGATATTTGTGCCATTAATTATTAATATGGCGCTAGATCCGTTCAAATATCCAGATCATTTGGTCATGAGCGGGATCGCTGCGGTGATTGTTGGTGCAATACTCTGGCTGGGGCAGTGGCTAATTCTCCGCCAGACTGAAATGACACCAAGAGTTTTTGCGCTGATCAATACAGTAGTTGGAATTTTTGTCTTCTCTGTGCTGGTATGGTTCAATCAACAAAGTTGTCAGGGTAATCGCACTCATTTTCTTGTTCACCCATCTGTACAACTGACATTAATTTTCTTGAGAAAGAAGAGCTTGTAACTGCTGAACTTGTTCAAGACTCAAACCCGTGACTTGTGAGATTTCTTGCACAATCATTCCTCTTTTGAGTAAATTTAATGCAATCTCTTCTCTTGTTTTTTGAGCGCCTTCCTGTTGCCAACTTGTAACAATCTCCATAATTTCCTCCTGTTCATCTAATCCCATTGTACTGATTGCCGCTTGAAAGACCTGTTTCTCAGTATCGTCGAGCCTCAAATACGTATCAACTCTTCCCCAGAAATTAGTTGCATCCTTGCTGGGTCTAATTTTAAGGTCGCCAGCAGCCGCAAACATTCCGCCTTCACCTGTGGACGTTCTTGCTTGGAAATATTCATCTTTGACATTAATGCTGCCGCTACCGGATTTGGCTGCGTGAGAAAATCGCGCCAACTTAAACGATTCAACTGGATTGCTACAAACTGAAATTCCAGCACTTTTAAATCTCCAAAGGTGACGCAATAATTTTGGGGTTCGGCGCGTTTGGGTTCATCAAAAGAAAAAATTACAACTGGGTAAATCGGTAAATCATACTTTTCATGTAGGCGCGCAAAATATTTAAACATCCGCTTTGCAAAGGCTGTTTCAGTGTAAGACTGGTTTTCAACATGAATTAGAAAACAAGTATCTTGCTGTTGATAACGCACCTGCGCCAGTAAATCAATTTCCTTCTTTTCGCCAGAAGTGACATCATTAAATACTTCTTGGGGTAAAAGCTGGATGGAATTACGATCTATTTGGCTGGCTACTTGAGGTAGAAACAAATCAAGGAAATCAATAAAAAACGTAGATAATAATTCTTTGAAAAGGCGGTCGTGGTCAATCATAATATTTAACTTTCATAACAATCATTCTATTTTCAGGTTAAGATTTTTACTAAAGCTCAGTATTGCATATACTAAATATCTCTGCAATCCACTAGAATAAAGAGATGATAATCTGATTTATGTATATTAGCTATTAAAACAGACTTCATGAGATACAAGCTATGAAATTATCAGACTTATCAGCAGAAAGCCTAGAAAAAATTAAGGCAGTTAGATGGGATAGAATTATTGAGAAACATGAAGGGCCAGAAGATTGGGAATCAGTTCTCAGATGTCAGAAACCCCACCGATAAATCGGGGGGCTTGAAAAAGCCTGAATCTGACCAGCCTAAGTTCAACTAACTATGTTATCGGCAAGTGTTCAAGAACTTACCAGGGGATGCGTAGCTAGTTTCCTGCTCTAAAACCAAATTGTTAAACATCTGTAACAGGGTTAAGGAAGTGCAATTTGGATAGTACCGACCGATAACTTTGGCGAAGCTAACATTACCCGCAAGGAGGGGCAGAAATGTCCAAAGTGTTTTTAATTGACTCAGAAAAAAGACCACTTAATCCAATTCACCCAGCACAAGCGAGGCAATTACTAAGAAACAAAAAAGCAGCAATTTACAGGCAATTTCCATTCACCTTGATCCTCCGTAAATCAAGCGCTGAAGTTTCCGTATCATCTCTGAGATTAAAACTAGATCCCGGTGCAAGGGTGACAGGACTTGCATTAGTCAACGACGCTACTGGCGAGGTTGTATTTGCAGCCGAACTAAAGCATCGTGGTTTTGCAATTAGAGATGCTTTAACATCTAGGCGACAATTAAGGCGGAGTAGACGAGCAAGGAAAACCAGATATCGTAAACCACGTTTTTTAAACAGAACCCGCCCACAAGGATGGCTTGCACCCAGTTTGCAAAGTCGTGTAGAGAATATTAAAACCTGGGTTGATAGATTGCGGAGATTTGCACCCATAACAGCAATTAGCCAAGAACTAGTTCGCTTTGATATGCAACTAATGCGCGATCCCAATATTCAGGGCAAAGAATACCAACAAGGGACTCTACAAGGTTTTGAGACTCGTGAATATTTGCTTGAGAAGTGGAACAGAGAATGTGCTTATTGTGGTGTGAAGGATGTTCCATTTCAGGTTGAACACATTCAGCCAAAGTCGAACGGGGGTTCTAATTCAATTACAAATTTAACTTTGAGTTGTGGAAGATGTAACATCAAAAAAGGCACAAAAGACATTAAAGACTTCCTCAAGAAAGATCCCGCTAGGTTAGAGAAAATCTTGAAACAAGCTAAAAGACCATTAGCAGATGCAGCAGCAGTTAATACGACTAGATTTGCATTACTGGAGGTTTTAAAAGGAACAGGCTTATCAGTAGAAACAGGCTCAGGAGGTTTAACTAAATTTAATCGTAGCCAACAAAATTTAGAGAAATCACACTGGATTGATGCGGCAAAGCAGTGGGTGTTTCAACTCCAATTTTAAATATAAAAGGAGTTAAGCCACTATTCATTACATCTAATGGGCATGGTTCTAGACAATCGTGCCGTACTGATAAATACGGCTTTCCGTCTCGTTATGTACCTAGATTTAAGTTTGTCAAAGGTTTCCAAACTGGAGACATTATCAAAGCTATTGTCACCACGGGAAAAAAAGTTGGTGAATATATTGGGAGAGTAGCAGTTAGAAGTACTGGCAGTTTTAATATTTCTACCAAGAACGGGTTAATTCAAGGCATTAGCCATAAATATTGTTTAGCCATTCACAAAAAGGACGGGTATAGTTATGCGTTTTGAAATAAGTTAAGTTACACGGCGATTAAAATCGCCTGCCCCTTACCCCCATATCTAAAGAAAGGGGTTTCCACGGGGCGAGGAATCTGATGAACAGCCAGAATTTTTGTCAGTTCAAGGATGCCCGATATTATTACCTGTAGATAAATCACATCATCCTAATATCACCATAATCCGGTGTATCTGGAGTATGGATAACAACTGTGTAACTGTTTTTCTGTCTGATACTACCTATGAAGATGATC from the Nostoc sp. C052 genome contains:
- a CDS encoding ATP-grasp domain-containing protein — its product is MIFLFPSDYFNPKKADAAYSEQVACIQNAGFTTGVISLESLGTGSSKIIPAPTPGSKVVYRGWMLSSGDYELLVSVVESIGASVLTSVAEYLATHYLINWYPLITGLTPETKFYSVDDDLENQLNRLGWDGFFIKDYVKSLKTSVGSIINQPSQIKTVVAEMQKFRGTIEGGICVRRIEDFVLETERRYFVLSGKPFAALPDEEIPEIVFECAKRIESQFFSVDVIERRDGTKRIVEIGDGQVSDIIGWTAERFAQLWIDS
- a CDS encoding Rpn family recombination-promoting nuclease/putative transposase codes for the protein MIDHDRLFKELLSTFFIDFLDLFLPQVASQIDRNSIQLLPQEVFNDVTSGEKKEIDLLAQVRYQQQDTCFLIHVENQSYTETAFAKRMFKYFARLHEKYDLPIYPVVIFSFDEPKRAEPQNYCVTFGDLKVLEFQFVAIQLNRLSWRDFLTQPNPVAAALMSKMNISKQERPQVKAECLRLLATLKLDPARMQLISGEELIRI